One window from the genome of Maylandia zebra isolate NMK-2024a linkage group LG18, Mzebra_GT3a, whole genome shotgun sequence encodes:
- the gng5 gene encoding guanine nucleotide-binding protein G(I)/G(S)/G(O) subunit gamma-5 — MSGSSNLVTMKKVVQQLRFEASINRVKVSQAAADLQQFCIQNALQDPLLTGVSSSTNPFRPQKVCSFL; from the exons ATGTCGGGTTCATCCAACCTGGTGACCATGAAAAAGGTGGTACAGCAGCTTCGTTTTGAGGCGAGCATAAACAGAGTTAAG GTTTCTCAGGCAGCTGCAGATCTACAACAGTTTTGCATACAGAATGCTCTCCAAGACCCCTTGCTCACCGGTGTGTCATCCAGCACCAACCCTTTCAGGCCACAGAAGGTCTGCTCCTTCTTGTGA
- the ssx2ipa gene encoding synovial sarcoma, X breakpoint 2 interacting protein a, with translation MGEWWTTEASMENYEISSISHVTMSPSRQNNFVSSYSFPLAKSFYSVISAFCTEDNILQCISYINQELASLGLSSTYIEATSPEGTGLNAVPALNAMYELLQIHRRTMSTVEGLEKEQLKKSSTMELMQTSNTRLKDQLELSIREKSGLHEMERQLQLKIKTLQSCLKTEKDEVQKLQSIIASRASQYSHDAKRKEREAAKLRERLSQLLVDRKDKKLAIDVLNSLGRSDGKRGHWKTAKATASHEGEMYKSLLSDYEASQKSLMLENAELKKVLQQMKKEMIHILSPRSSSGRGATADDSLEQHHDSDGEEKTGDTSRETLDQSCEHAREQLTNSIRQQWRKLRNHVEKLDSQVSQVQNQLESNKEMIPLETHEDEMERMRCEVQQCKEFIHAQQQLLQQQLNTSFDDETAALLNDCYTLEEKERLKEEWRLFEEQKRNFERERKNFTEAAIRLGREKKAFEEDRASWLKNQFLNLTPFTDRRRCSSSDGHSALSVRSEPEIRSSVKAQLAKSSTYTTFSTPRSSQSAAVPSTPELYRTLRLIPESSSSRHSNRGLWQECSTIEDGDNRVKAKNGGRCSDLSIFSMGEDENSLN, from the exons ATGGGAGAGTGGTGGACAACTGAGGCATCAATGG AAAACTATGAGATATCCAGCATATCACATGTTACGATGTCACCCTCGAGACAGAACAACTTTGTGTCATCGTACTCGTTTCCCTTGGCAAAAAGCTTCTACAGTGTAATAAGTGCCTTTTGCACAGAGGATAACATTCTTCAGTGCATTTCATACATCAATCAG GAGCTCGCCTCACTGGGCCTCTCCTCTACGTATATTGAGGCCACCTCACCAGAGGGGACTGGCCTGAATGCAGTACCGGCTCTGAATGCCATGTATGAGCTGCTACAGATTCACAGGCGAACTATGAGCACTGTAGAAGGGCTTGAGAAAGAGCAGCTAAAGAAATCCAGCACCATGGAGCTTATGCAGACGAGCAATACCAGACTCAAG GATCAGTTGGAACTGTCAATAAGGGAGAAATCTGGTCTGCATGAAATGGAGAGGCAGCTGCAACTGAAAATTAAGACTTTGCAGAGCtgcttaaaaacagaaaaggatGAG GTCCAGAAGCTCCAAAGTATCATTGCTAGCCGTGCCTCTCAGTACAGTCATGATgccaaaagaaaagagagagaagctgCAAAGCTCAGAGAGCGCCTCAGCCAGCTGCTGGTTGACAGAAAGGATAAGAAACTAG CTATCGATGTACTGAATTCCTTGGGACGGTCAGATGGGAAAAGGGGTCACTGGAAGACTGCAAAAGCGACAGCCAG CCACGAGGGTGAGATGTACAAGTCTTTGCTCAGTGACTACGAGGCAAGTCAGAAGTCTTTGATGCTGGAGAACGCTGAGCTTAAGAAAGTCCTCCAGCAGATGAAGAAGGAGATGATTCATATCCTGAGTCCACGCAGTTCTTCTGGCCGAGGAGCCACTGCTGATGACAGCCTGGAGCAG CATCATGATTCAGATGGGGAGGAGAAAACGGGAGACACCAGCAGAGAAACTCTGGATCAGTCCTGTGAACATGCCAGGGAGCAGCTAACAAACAGCATCCGTCAGCAGTGGAGGAAGCTGAGGAACCATGTGGAGAAATTAGACAGCCAAG TCTCTCAAGTGCAGAATCAGCTGGAGTCAAATAAAGAGATGATACCTCTGGAAACCCACGAGGATGAGATGGAGAGGATGAGGTGTGAAGTCCAGCAGTGCAAAGAGTTCATTCATGCACAACAGCAGCTACTTCAG CAACAACTCAACACCTCGTTTGACGATGAGACTGCCGCTCTCCTTAATGACTGCTACACACTGGAGGAGAAGGAGCGTCTCAAAGAGGAATGGAGGCTCTTTGAAGAACAAAAGAGAAACTtcgagagggagagaaagaactTCACCGAGGCTGCTATTCGTCTGGGCCGAGAG AAAAAGGCCTTTGAAGAGGATCGCGCTTCATGGCTCAAGAATCAGTTTTTGAATTTGACTCCCTTTACAGACCGAAGGAGATGCTCCTCATCAGATGGTCACAGTGCCTTATCAGTTA GAAGTGAGCCAGAGATCAGGTCTTCAGTGAAAGCTCAGCTGGCCAAATCATCTACCTACACGACGTTCTCCACTCCCAGATCTTCACAAAGTGCTGCTGTGCCATCAACTCCTGAACTTTACCGGACACTCCGCTTAATACCAGAAAGCAG ttCCTCCAGACATTCAAATCGAGGACTCTGGCAAGAGTGTAGCACCATTGAAGATGGAGATAATCGGGTCAAGGCAAAAAACGGAGGTCGATGCAGTGACTTGAGTATTTTCTCTATGGGTGAAGATGAGAACAGCCTCAATTAA